The following coding sequences are from one Humulus lupulus chromosome X, drHumLupu1.1, whole genome shotgun sequence window:
- the LOC133805625 gene encoding uncharacterized mitochondrial protein AtMg00810-like, which produces MILTGDDYGEQERFKGLLAQEFEVKDLGPMKYFLGMEVARTKQEIVVPQYVLDLLKETGMSNCKPVTTPFEPKVSQYMHNPFKEHLEVVYRILRYLKKTPENGLLFKKNEERGDETFTDADWAGSIEDRRSTTGYCNKV; this is translated from the exons atgataCTCACTGGTGACGATTATGGAGAGCAAGAAAGATTTAAAGGCTTGCTAGCCCAAGAATTCGAGGTAAAAGATCTTGGACCAATGAAATATTTTCTAGGAATGGAGGTTGCAAGAACAAAACAAGAAATTGTTGTGCCTCAATATGTCCTTGATCTACTCAAGGAAACAGGAATGAGTAACTGTAAACCTGTGACAACACCATTTGAACCAAAAG TTAGTCAATACATGCACAATCCATTCAAAGAACACTTGGAAGTTGTGTACAGAATTTTACGCTATCTGAAGAAAACACCAGAAAATGGATTGTTATTTAAaaagaatgaggaaagaggtgatGAGACCttcacagatgcagattgggcagggtCAATTGAAGATAGAAGATCAACAACTGGATATTGTAATAAAGTATGA